In one window of Planctomycetota bacterium DNA:
- a CDS encoding ATP-binding protein: MEDVRKAPFPGEERPAEPWRPEAVLESCALAIFGIAPDGRISLWNSAAERLFGFSKEEAVGKPAFGLLSPSLGIDPEEILSRYHRGEPLPYLEGTLRGKDGKALEVALLLSTVRDETGRPVGLCAVSQDVTPIRSTESRLRRSLDLLVRAEKVARLGSWEWDVEHDAVFWSETLYEIFGERPGTFEATYEAYLARIHPDDRLRVRRTIEGALREGRAFDFYHRIVRPDGTVLRVRCKGQLLSEGNALRRLIGICQDVTGEKDEEKRLRRALEEEAARRAEREKHALLLAKASLILSRSPDVRSILGDVAGLIAEHAAEVCLIDVRNAAGALERAAVGCRDVSRRAAAERLLRGDLPERIVRTRQSLFLLFTDERTPAEAGVSPADREALREFRPRSLLATPLRVQDRVLGVVALLAAESAYDADDVRFAEDLAYRIALALENAALIREAREEARRLREAEDRLLRLNAELEKKVEERTGELRTALAELEAFAYSVAHDLRAPLRAMHGFGQVLREEYAERLDPEGRDYLARITEGSAQLDALIQDLLEYTRMGRAHLRLQDLPLGTFLSGLLAQMAPELGEARADVRLEGPFPRVRADPVLLSQVVRNLLSNAVKFVAPGVHPRVVLRADVGAGRVRLWVEDNGIGIPPEHRERIFRVFERLHRPEDYPGTGIGLAIVRRGIERMGGRVGVESEVGRGSRFWIEMESAEP, encoded by the coding sequence GTGGAAGACGTCCGAAAAGCCCCGTTCCCCGGAGAGGAGCGGCCGGCGGAGCCCTGGCGTCCCGAAGCGGTCCTCGAATCCTGCGCGCTGGCGATCTTCGGGATCGCCCCGGACGGACGCATCTCCCTTTGGAATTCGGCGGCCGAGCGCCTTTTCGGCTTCTCGAAAGAAGAAGCGGTCGGGAAGCCGGCCTTCGGCCTGCTTTCGCCCTCCCTCGGCATCGACCCGGAGGAGATCCTGAGCCGCTATCATCGGGGCGAGCCTCTCCCCTACCTCGAGGGGACTCTCCGCGGAAAGGACGGAAAGGCCCTGGAGGTGGCCCTCCTCCTGTCCACCGTGCGCGACGAAACCGGCCGGCCGGTGGGGCTCTGCGCCGTCTCGCAGGACGTGACTCCCATCCGAAGCACCGAAAGCCGCCTCCGGCGGAGCCTTGACCTCCTCGTGCGGGCGGAAAAGGTCGCCCGGCTGGGAAGCTGGGAATGGGACGTGGAGCACGATGCGGTGTTCTGGTCCGAGACGCTGTACGAGATCTTCGGGGAGCGCCCCGGAACGTTCGAGGCGACGTACGAGGCGTACCTCGCCCGCATTCACCCCGACGATCGGCTGCGGGTCCGCCGGACCATCGAGGGGGCCCTCCGGGAAGGGAGGGCGTTCGATTTCTATCATCGGATCGTGCGGCCCGACGGAACGGTTCTGCGGGTCCGCTGCAAAGGTCAGCTTCTTTCGGAAGGGAACGCCCTGCGGCGCCTGATCGGAATCTGCCAGGACGTCACGGGGGAAAAGGACGAGGAGAAGCGCCTGCGTCGAGCTCTCGAGGAAGAGGCGGCCCGCCGCGCCGAACGCGAGAAGCACGCGCTCCTCCTGGCCAAAGCCAGCCTCATTCTTTCCCGGTCCCCGGACGTGCGCTCGATCCTCGGAGACGTCGCCGGACTGATCGCCGAGCACGCGGCCGAAGTCTGCCTGATCGACGTCCGGAACGCCGCGGGGGCGCTGGAGCGCGCGGCGGTGGGATGCCGGGACGTCTCCCGCCGGGCGGCGGCGGAACGGCTGCTCCGGGGCGACCTCCCCGAGCGGATCGTCCGAACCCGACAAAGCCTTTTTCTGCTCTTCACGGATGAAAGGACTCCGGCGGAAGCCGGCGTTTCTCCGGCCGACCGGGAGGCCCTCCGGGAATTCCGTCCCCGATCGCTCCTGGCGACGCCGCTGCGCGTTCAGGACCGGGTGCTGGGCGTCGTGGCGCTGCTGGCTGCCGAATCCGCCTACGACGCGGACGACGTGCGCTTCGCGGAAGATCTCGCCTACCGGATCGCTCTGGCCCTCGAGAACGCGGCCCTCATCCGGGAGGCCCGCGAGGAGGCGCGGCGGCTGCGGGAGGCGGAAGACCGCCTCCTGCGCCTGAACGCCGAGCTCGAAAAGAAGGTCGAGGAGCGGACGGGCGAGCTGCGCACGGCTCTGGCGGAGCTCGAGGCCTTCGCCTACAGCGTCGCCCATGATCTGCGGGCGCCGCTCCGCGCCATGCACGGGTTCGGACAGGTGCTTCGGGAAGAGTACGCGGAGCGGCTCGACCCCGAGGGGCGCGACTACCTCGCCCGCATCACCGAAGGCTCCGCCCAGCTCGACGCCCTCATCCAGGACCTGCTGGAATATACGCGGATGGGCCGGGCGCACCTCCGTCTCCAGGACCTCCCCCTCGGGACGTTTCTCTCGGGACTGCTGGCGCAGATGGCGCCGGAACTGGGGGAAGCCCGGGCGGATGTCCGGCTGGAAGGGCCGTTTCCCCGCGTCCGGGCCGACCCCGTCCTTCTCAGCCAGGTCGTGCGCAACCTTCTCTCCAACGCGGTCAAATTCGTCGCCCCCGGAGTGCATCCGCGGGTGGTCCTGAGGGCGGACGTCGGCGCCGGGCGGGTCCGGCTCTGGGTCGAGGATAACGGCATCGGCATCCCGCCGGAGCACCGGGAGCGGATCTTCCGCGTCTTCGAGAGGCTCCACCGGCCGGAAGACTACCCGGGCACGGGCATCGGGCTGGCGATCGTCCGCCGGGGGATCGAACGGATGGGCGGCCGGGTGGGCGTGGAATCCGAGGTCGGACGGGGAAGCCGCTTCTGGATCGAAATGGAATCCGCCGAGCCGTGA
- a CDS encoding L-fuconate dehydratase: protein MPTRLTGLRVRDIRFPTSRTLDGSDAVNVDPDYSCAYVVLRTDHPRGLQGHGLTFTCGRGTEVVVAMVRALEPLVVGRTLEEATNDFAGFWRRLAQDSQLRWLGPEKGVAHLALAAVVNALWDLWARVEGKPVWKLVADLPPEKIVSLIDFRYITDALTPEEALEILRRRAPSRAAREAQMLREGYPAYTTSAGWLGYSDEKVVRLCREGRAAGWTHFKFKVGAHLADDVRRLSRAREVLGPECRIMVDANQKWDVPEAIAWMKELARFEPLWIEEPTSPDDVLGHAAIARAIAPIGVATGEACQNRVIFKQLLQAGAIRFCQVDSCRLGGVNEILAVLLMAAKFGVPVCPHAGGVGLCEYVQHLALIDYICVSGSLEGRILEYVDHLHEHFVDPVVVERGRYRAPLRPGYSIEMKSESLDAHEFPGGRVWASPA from the coding sequence ATGCCGACGCGCCTCACCGGACTCCGCGTGCGGGACATCCGCTTTCCCACGTCCCGCACCCTCGACGGCTCCGACGCGGTCAACGTCGATCCCGACTACTCGTGCGCCTACGTCGTCCTGCGGACGGACCATCCGCGCGGACTTCAGGGCCACGGCCTGACCTTCACCTGCGGTCGGGGCACGGAAGTGGTCGTGGCGATGGTCCGGGCGCTCGAGCCGCTCGTCGTGGGACGCACGCTCGAAGAGGCCACGAACGACTTCGCGGGGTTCTGGCGCCGCCTGGCGCAGGACAGCCAGCTTCGATGGCTGGGACCCGAAAAGGGCGTGGCGCACCTGGCCCTGGCCGCCGTCGTCAACGCGCTCTGGGACCTCTGGGCGCGCGTCGAAGGAAAGCCCGTCTGGAAGCTCGTGGCGGACCTGCCCCCCGAGAAGATCGTCTCGCTCATCGACTTCCGCTACATCACGGACGCGCTCACGCCGGAGGAAGCGCTCGAGATCCTCCGCCGCCGGGCGCCTTCGCGCGCCGCGCGCGAGGCGCAGATGCTCCGCGAGGGCTACCCGGCCTACACGACCTCCGCGGGCTGGCTGGGATATTCCGACGAGAAGGTCGTCCGGCTCTGCCGCGAAGGTCGCGCGGCCGGCTGGACCCATTTCAAATTCAAGGTCGGCGCCCATCTGGCCGACGACGTCCGCCGCCTCTCCCGCGCGCGGGAGGTCCTGGGCCCGGAGTGCCGGATCATGGTGGACGCCAACCAGAAGTGGGACGTCCCCGAGGCGATCGCGTGGATGAAGGAGCTGGCGCGCTTCGAGCCGCTCTGGATCGAGGAGCCCACGAGCCCCGACGACGTCCTGGGCCACGCGGCGATCGCCCGCGCGATCGCTCCCATCGGAGTGGCCACCGGCGAAGCCTGCCAGAACCGCGTGATCTTCAAGCAGCTTCTGCAGGCCGGCGCGATCCGCTTCTGCCAGGTGGACAGCTGCCGCCTCGGGGGAGTCAACGAGATCCTCGCGGTCCTGCTCATGGCCGCCAAGTTCGGAGTGCCGGTCTGCCCCCACGCGGGCGGCGTGGGACTGTGCGAGTACGTCCAGCACCTCGCCCTCATCGACTACATCTGCGTCTCCGGATCCCTCGAGGGACGGATCCTCGAGTACGTGGACCACCTCCACGAGCACTTCGTCGATCCCGTCGTCGTGGAGCGGGGCCGCTACCGGGCGCCGCTCCGGCCGGGATATTCGATCGAAATGAAGTCCGAGTCGCTCGACGCCCACGAGTTCCCCGGCGGGCGCGTGTGGGCCTCCCCGGCATAA
- a CDS encoding Nramp family divalent metal transporter, producing METSAPRDPPRTLGAILRSIGPGLIITANIVGTGELIMTTRLGAQAGFTLLWFILLGCFIKVFVQIEWGRTTILTGRSSLQALNDLPGPRLRVSWAVWLWFGMYLGTFFQLSGMLTALGSLMAPDGRPWAHRACAFLVAASVAGLLLLGRYRLVERASTLMVAGFTLSTVLALALIQGTRWAVRPGELASGFAFRFGDDFLTAFGAFAITGVGAAELVFYPIWLLEKGYARAAGPPDGTPAWEARARGWIRVMTVDAWASMAIYTVATAAFYLLGAAVLHRDGLRVSDEQMIPTLSRLYESAFGGAGPWIFLAGAFMVLYSTLFVSTASDGRLFADLLAILGLLAPDAERGRRRAIRGAIVAVLLIALGLYLYGQARGGLPVSLVTVGAVAQGIMLPFLGLAAVYFRHRFIPAALRPGRTWTLFLWISFLAMTAVGVYQAGKTLSFWR from the coding sequence GTGGAAACGAGCGCGCCGCGCGATCCCCCCCGGACGCTCGGGGCCATCCTCCGCTCGATCGGCCCCGGGCTCATCATCACCGCCAACATCGTGGGCACGGGCGAGCTCATCATGACGACGCGCCTGGGCGCCCAGGCGGGCTTCACGCTCCTCTGGTTCATCCTCCTCGGATGCTTCATCAAGGTGTTCGTCCAGATCGAATGGGGACGCACCACGATCCTGACGGGCCGCTCGAGCCTCCAGGCCCTGAACGATCTGCCGGGGCCGCGCCTGCGGGTCTCGTGGGCGGTCTGGCTCTGGTTCGGCATGTACCTGGGCACGTTCTTCCAGCTCTCGGGCATGCTGACGGCGCTCGGAAGCCTCATGGCCCCGGACGGGCGCCCCTGGGCGCACCGCGCGTGCGCCTTCCTCGTCGCCGCCTCGGTGGCGGGACTCCTGCTTCTCGGACGCTACCGTCTGGTGGAGCGGGCTTCGACCCTCATGGTCGCCGGCTTCACGCTTTCCACCGTCCTGGCGCTGGCGCTCATCCAGGGAACGCGCTGGGCGGTGCGGCCCGGGGAACTGGCGTCGGGATTCGCGTTCCGGTTCGGCGACGACTTCCTGACCGCTTTCGGGGCGTTCGCCATCACGGGCGTGGGAGCGGCGGAGCTCGTCTTCTACCCCATCTGGCTCCTCGAGAAGGGATACGCCCGCGCCGCCGGGCCGCCCGACGGAACCCCCGCCTGGGAGGCCCGCGCGCGCGGCTGGATCCGGGTCATGACCGTCGATGCGTGGGCGTCGATGGCGATCTACACCGTGGCGACCGCCGCCTTCTACCTCCTCGGAGCGGCGGTCCTCCACCGGGACGGCCTGCGCGTCTCCGACGAGCAGATGATCCCCACGCTCTCGCGGCTCTACGAAAGCGCCTTCGGAGGCGCGGGACCGTGGATCTTCCTGGCGGGGGCGTTCATGGTCCTTTATTCGACCCTCTTCGTCTCGACGGCCTCCGACGGCCGCCTTTTCGCGGACCTCCTGGCGATCCTGGGACTTCTCGCGCCGGACGCCGAGCGCGGAAGGCGACGGGCGATCCGCGGGGCGATCGTGGCGGTGCTGCTGATCGCCCTCGGCCTTTACCTCTATGGGCAGGCGCGCGGGGGGCTCCCGGTCTCCCTGGTCACCGTGGGGGCCGTGGCGCAGGGAATCATGCTGCCGTTTCTCGGACTGGCCGCGGTGTATTTCCGTCACCGCTTCATCCCGGCCGCGCTGCGCCCGGGCCGGACGTGGACGCTTTTCCTGTGGATCTCCTTCCTGGCCATGACGGCGGTGGGCGTCTACCAGGCCGGGAAGACCCTTTCCTTCTGGAGGTGA
- a CDS encoding carboxypeptidase regulatory-like domain-containing protein — translation MRFLPVVLFLLPWKAPQEGVTISGKIEAVEGETQRKLRADVRYVGPGIEKRKDPDPSPAVVYLLKAPGPAPAPVTVDLRQDGLEFRPRVLAVPAGSTVRFPNEDDLFHNVFSYSRAKRFDLGRYPRGQSREVVFDQKGLVEVRCDIHKHMRAYVHVFDHPHFAVVRPDGSYELRGVPPGAYTLAVWKEFFEPVRREIRVGPEGARVDVTLAARARSGDEAGPGASCGGGAR, via the coding sequence ATGCGGTTCCTGCCGGTCGTGCTCTTTCTTCTTCCGTGGAAGGCGCCGCAGGAAGGCGTCACGATCTCGGGCAAGATCGAAGCCGTCGAAGGGGAGACCCAGAGGAAACTCCGCGCCGACGTGCGGTACGTCGGTCCCGGCATCGAGAAGCGCAAGGATCCCGATCCTTCTCCCGCGGTGGTGTACCTCCTCAAGGCTCCGGGACCCGCCCCGGCTCCCGTGACGGTGGACCTGCGTCAGGACGGGCTGGAGTTCCGGCCGCGCGTCCTGGCGGTACCCGCGGGGAGCACCGTCCGGTTTCCGAACGAGGACGATCTTTTCCACAACGTTTTTTCCTATTCGCGGGCCAAGCGGTTCGATCTCGGCCGCTACCCGCGGGGACAGAGCCGCGAGGTGGTGTTCGACCAGAAGGGGCTGGTCGAAGTCCGCTGCGACATCCACAAGCACATGCGCGCCTACGTGCACGTCTTCGACCATCCGCATTTCGCGGTGGTCCGCCCGGACGGCTCGTACGAGCTTCGCGGCGTGCCGCCGGGGGCGTACACGCTGGCGGTCTGGAAGGAATTCTTCGAGCCGGTGCGGCGGGAGATCCGGGTGGGCCCCGAGGGGGCGCGGGTGGACGTGACCCTGGCGGCCCGCGCGCGGTCCGGGGATGAGGCGGGCCCGGGAGCCTCCTGCGGCGGCGGGGCGCGATGA
- a CDS encoding adenylate/guanylate cyclase domain-containing protein, whose product MLAPAGLLVSAAAAAALAALARSSEEAAGRALRRTRNAFEGVLREQLDQLKRLSAPFSGARFDAALSEAVLSGDLDIVRQLVEDDLALLQSSAAVDFLELRSRKGDLLLRRSLLPGAGEVGELPFQAWIARREEALTEFQGEPFLAVRIEHERGYFVFGRHFRPALDRLVADFGVQVVLFREGRAVYASLAGAVSPEVAEGSLWVGGRRYLASAGRPPSSELEPMVLLYSMEGVDREKRAVIRAGAAGLAAALALAAMIAARLSRRVSGPVETLVEAARRVGAGDYEVRVDIRGRDEMSRLGGAFNEMTEGLRKRREIMDKTLSPDVAEELMRDLSPGGERREATVLFLDVRGFTSATEGVDPARVVAVLNDMMDFLAEAVARHGGNVNKFLGDGLMAMFGAPRDLPDHPRRAVEAAREMMRGMRAWNARRAESGGAPFQIGIGINTGVVLGGRVGSRRRLEYTLIGEEVNLASRVCAKASPGQILVTRATFERLGGGVPARPLEPLVVKGLSYPVPVYEVDA is encoded by the coding sequence GTGCTCGCTCCGGCCGGTCTTCTCGTGAGCGCGGCGGCGGCCGCGGCCCTGGCGGCGCTCGCGCGCTCCTCGGAAGAGGCGGCCGGGCGCGCCCTCCGGCGCACGCGGAACGCGTTCGAGGGCGTCCTCCGGGAGCAGCTCGACCAGCTCAAGCGCCTGAGCGCCCCCTTCTCCGGAGCGCGGTTCGACGCGGCTCTCTCCGAAGCGGTCCTTTCCGGAGACCTCGACATCGTCCGCCAGCTCGTGGAGGACGATCTCGCGCTCCTTCAGTCGTCGGCCGCGGTGGACTTCCTGGAACTGCGTTCCCGCAAGGGAGACCTTCTTCTGCGCCGGTCGCTTCTCCCCGGGGCGGGGGAGGTCGGCGAGCTTCCCTTCCAGGCCTGGATCGCCCGCCGCGAGGAAGCGCTCACGGAGTTCCAGGGGGAACCCTTTCTGGCCGTGCGCATCGAACATGAGCGGGGGTATTTCGTATTCGGCCGGCACTTCCGGCCGGCGCTCGACCGGCTGGTGGCCGATTTCGGCGTCCAGGTCGTTCTGTTCCGGGAAGGGCGCGCCGTCTACGCCTCCCTGGCGGGAGCGGTTTCCCCCGAGGTCGCGGAAGGGTCCCTCTGGGTGGGAGGACGGCGCTACCTGGCTTCCGCGGGGCGGCCGCCCTCTTCGGAGCTTGAGCCCATGGTGCTGCTCTACTCCATGGAGGGGGTGGATCGGGAGAAGCGCGCCGTGATCCGGGCGGGAGCGGCCGGGCTGGCGGCGGCGCTGGCGCTCGCCGCGATGATCGCCGCCCGGCTTTCGCGCCGCGTGTCGGGTCCCGTCGAGACGCTCGTCGAGGCCGCCCGCCGGGTGGGCGCGGGGGACTACGAGGTCCGGGTGGACATCCGCGGCCGCGACGAGATGTCCCGCCTCGGCGGGGCTTTCAACGAAATGACCGAAGGGCTCCGCAAGCGGCGCGAAATCATGGACAAGACGCTTTCCCCCGACGTCGCCGAGGAGCTGATGCGGGATCTTTCCCCCGGCGGAGAGCGCCGCGAAGCCACGGTGCTTTTTCTCGACGTGCGCGGGTTCACGAGCGCGACCGAGGGGGTCGATCCCGCCCGGGTGGTCGCCGTTCTCAACGACATGATGGATTTTTTGGCGGAGGCGGTGGCCCGGCACGGCGGGAACGTGAACAAGTTTCTGGGGGACGGTCTGATGGCCATGTTCGGAGCGCCGCGCGACCTTCCGGACCATCCGCGCCGGGCGGTGGAGGCGGCGCGCGAGATGATGCGCGGGATGCGCGCCTGGAACGCGCGGCGGGCGGAGTCGGGCGGGGCGCCGTTTCAGATCGGAATCGGCATCAACACGGGCGTCGTCCTCGGCGGCCGCGTCGGGTCGCGCCGACGGCTGGAGTACACGCTCATCGGGGAAGAGGTGAACCTGGCGTCCCGGGTCTGCGCGAAGGCCTCGCCCGGCCAGATCCTGGTCACCCGGGCGACGTTCGAGCGCCTGGGAGGCGGCGTGCCCGCGCGGCCGCTGGAGCCCCTCGTGGTCAAGGGCCTGAGCTATCCGGTTCCCGTTTACGAGGTGGA